In the Callospermophilus lateralis isolate mCalLat2 chromosome 7, mCalLat2.hap1, whole genome shotgun sequence genome, CTCTGGAACTTACCTAGGACATCCTCCTTCCTCATCTTCCACTCTTCCCAAATGCAATCAGGTGAATCCTTCATAGCTTctactgtatttttaaatgcaactCTTTGGAGAACTAACCAATAGTGCTTTTTCCTTCCCTGAACTATGAATTTCCAGAGGGCCAAGATCCTCTATAACTTCTCTTTACATTTCCAATTTATAATCTTCAGACCTAGCACCGCTGAAAGTAACCAAGAAAGGTTTACtgaatgaataggaaaagaagccaAAGATGGCAGAATTTTGAGTGATCTGTAGGAGAAAGAGTTCTTTTTATCAGTGTAAAACCACCCTAATTTCTGTACCTTCAGTTTTGCCCACAAGTTTCCCTTTAGGAATTTCTCCATTAACCAAAAGTTCAAGCTGAATGGTAACATGAAATATACTCTTAATAGTTGGAGAAAGATTCTAACCACTTTGGTCTGCAATAGCCTATAATGAAATATGGAAAAATTAGCTTaaagaattttgaaaataatCAAATCTTTTATACAGAAAAAATAGCTTGAAGAATCTTGAAAATAGTCAAACCTTTCAGAAGCTTTCATTCAGAAGCCAGGATACAGGATGGTGTTTGAAATGCTTGCTTTTTTTACATATAAATGCTAAAGTCAACAgggaaaataaataatttcaaattaaCTAGTAAGGTCATCGAATTCTACTACttttcaggcaaaaaaaaaattcctagtaAAAAAAGTAGaggtctgagctacaaccctcagCCATGAGGGATGCACTCTTCATATATGGTAGTAATATGAGTCTGCTTAGACCTTTCCCAAATACCATTAGCCAAAGCACTTTGGGTGATTATATGGCTAGGCAATCccttgaaataaaaatctttgggTAAGGAAGTATCTTTGTCACCAATTTAAGAAAAGTTTAAATAATCTCCCAATTTAAGATGCATTACACTTGAAAGAAAAAGTCCCATTACATGTTTTATATGCCATTCTTTCGTTACCATGTTACCTTGGTTAGAGTCCCCTGGATCTTCTATATGATCAAAGACACTCCTGAGATAAATTTGCTTCTGCTGTTCTAGATCTGATTGTGAAAACGTCGAAACATTAGTCCTTGAATAAAGCAAACCAGGAGGAAAAACAGTCCATTAGAACCATGAATATACTGCTTTGTAAAGAAAAGTCACATACTGTTAACTGTTAGAACAACCAACTTTCCAGAGGCAAAATTCTCTTTTAAGTTCCAGTGACAGAAGGCAGCATTAGTCATATAATATGAAGCAGAAATCAGGCATGAAACAAAGAgtaaaatgaaaagaagaaatagataCAACCTCCTAATAAGGGATAGGAAGGTAAAGATTACCTAGTCCCTAGAGAAAGAAAGCTTTTGTTGAATAATTCAAGGTTAGTCAGGAAATAGCTAACTTCACAGAGCCATAGAAAAGTTGAATGAGATAAAGACTGAACAGAACAAGCTAAATCTGGCAAGTAGGGCAATGGTGACCACAGCAAGAGCAATTTCTGGCCCTTGCTCATACTGATTGCACTGTATTAAAGCCAGTGGATGAGATTATAAATTTATTACCGTTCCAAGTAATGTGATTTGTGTTCCTTTGGTATAATTTCCATTGTAAGCAATTCATAAGATTTCCCTCAATTAtgcaaacaaaacagaaaactaggATTGGGGAGGCAGTCAAAGGGGACTATATTTGtaatatttaaaacttttaatgcagaataaatataatacataatcaatgtgtgaaaaaaaattttttttaatttcatcataAGAAAAGTCAATCtgatttcaacaacaacaaaaaaagtttttCTAGTACATTCAATGAAAAGGCCCATGTACAGACACTGCCATCTCCTGGCAATAAGAAAATCAACTGAAAAAGCGATCCAAATATCTGCAACCCCTGACTAGAATTTTCCCCAAGGACCTGTGTACAAGTTGGCAGAGCTGATTGAGGAATTTTCTACATATTTACATGTTAACATTTTTGTTAAAATTACTCTCTATGCTCCTATCATACATGTTACCAGGCTTCTACACAAGAGATCTTGCATTTGCatttatttctctgttttttaaccttaaaaataaccctatgaggtagcagagaaggtatcatgttttattttaactgacataaaaaaaaaacaagatgagAGATTATTTGACTTGCTCAGGATCACACAATCAATAGTACCAGAACTTTCAGTTTGCTTACTCCCATGTAGGGTCTTCTCCCATAATAAGGATAttggagaggggaaaaaaataaagaagaaccaACAGAAACCAGAATATTTACACTGTTACATTACCTGGTTTTGGTTTGTAGAACAGGAATGACTTTGCCTAGTCTTCTCTCACGGACTTTCATTTCCCCAGAATCCTTGTCAAGAAtatcctgtttgtttgtttgtttgttttcagagcAGAAGGAATGCAAAAGGAAGATAGTTTTTAGTTATaagttctttttcttcatttaagtTTCAGCTATAACATATAACTGAAAATAACACTttatggaaatattttttaattaaaggtTAGAACTGAATAGCCTTGAACACTACTGTATAACACACACTATAGTAGCGCTTTAAATGAAACAGCAactataatcttaaaaataaataagcaaatcatATGAGGTAggaattattatatattatcCATTTGGCAGAAAGAAAATCAGTTAGGAAAATTGTCCAAAACctcttttttttccagttcttCAGTGGCCGATTCAGCACTGGTACTATACTGAATAAGGATAGCAACTAAAGATTCAGACTTAGGATAAAatccaaagaaagaagaaataataataaaataatcatcATCTTAGCAATAATAATTAGTAATTTGATATGATGTATTAGGTACTATAAAtacatcatttcactaatcctctCTCtacctaaaaaatattatttgtgcaggcatggtggtgcactccaATAATtctagtggctccagaggctgaggcaggaggattacaagttcaaagacagtctcagcagtttagcaaggtcctaaacaacttaggaagaccctgtctcaaaataaaaaaaattaaaaggccggggatgtggctcagtggttaagcgttcctgagttcaatccctggtaccagaaaaagaaatattatttacTCAAATTTACAGATAAAGGTGGGGGAGGGGTTAGTGATATAGCataagcacaaggccctggatttcactccagcaccaaaaaataaataaaaacaaaaggaaaaaaagaaagaaaaaaaaaatagggaaactAGCCCAGGGTCACAGGGCTAGTCAGGATTTAAATCCCCATTTGTCTAAACACAAAGCTGGGCTAGATTATAACAAATGCACCACTGTGGTATATAATGCCTATTATAGGGGAggctgtacatgtatgtggacagGGATATAAGggagctcttctgtacagtttctgaatgaaaacaattttttttttttaccttgaaaAAAATGTACTTACTCTGTTTGATGAACTGGAAACAACAGGAAACCTCATTTCACAACTTGATTTATGTGAGCCACCATTTTTCCAGGACGACCCCATATTTGGAGTCTCTGAATGCTCTGAGATCTGAGAGAACACAGGTGTAGATTTCTTACTGTCAGGTGTATTTTTATCAGAGACAGTTTGTTGAAAGTTATTGTTCAAAGGAGAAGAGAACAGGGACCCATCCCAAGCAGAGTTATTGGGGCTGATCTCTTCAGATTCAGTGCAAAGTTCACTCTCATTAGGGCTAAGACCATCTTCTCTCATCCCTTCCTCAAGAGAAGAGGGTTTTTCAGTATCTTTGGATGAATCAATCTTGTCCTTATCAAGCACAGGATCACAAACTGATGGATTAAATGGTGCAACAACAGTTACTTTTATAAGATTCTTTTCTAGTACAAATCGTCTGTTTAACGGTTTAGTAGGAATTGGTCCATGACCAACTGATGTACTTAGCTGAGGTAGTTTGAAGAGGCCAGGAGTCTCAGCTACTGGTCTCAAGTTGTACAATGAATTTTTTTCTTGGGGAGTTTCAAGTAGAACTTGACTCCCTTTCCCTCCGTTTTCAACATGCCCGCCATCATCTTTACACAACctttcttccaaagaaaagtGCTCATCTGATGGGTCATCATCCTTCAAAAGCTCATCAATCTCTTCCTCAGTGTAATTGAAATTGTCATCATCTTCTTCTCCATCAGACAGCTCCAGCAAGGAATCATCCAATTCATCCTCATCCAAGGAACCCCAAGAAAATGGGGCAGTGTCTTTAGGCAAGAAAGAGGTACCAGAAGACTGTTCTGAAGGTACTAGTGAGCACgtcatatctgaaaaataaaagtaagttTCACTAAGGAATAGAAAATTCTTCAAACCAACTTTAACCCACTATACATCAGAGTGGTATCCTAATATTTCAATTTCTTTGCACTGAGACTTATAACAAGAAAACTAATTTTAAGATATTTAACCTTACCAGAATTATGGAAATACATATTAGAatactttttcttatcaaatgataaaaataaagaacAGGATACTCTGGATTGATGAAGATGTGAACAAGCACTCACACACTATCACTCAGAGTATAAATTAGCACAATAATTTGTGAAGAGTAATTTGGTAATACCATTTGACCGAGCAATTTCACTTCTGGACATTTATTTTACAGAAGCACCTATTACAAATGCACATGAAAACATATACAAGGCTGTTCAAAGTAGTGTTTTTCAAAGTAGCCAAGTTTGGAGGTAACTTTAATGTCCATCAACAGAAACATTCAGTAAAACCATGGGCATTCACACTAGAATATTTTTCCAACTATTTAAAGACACACGAAGTAAACCATTATGTATTATCATGGAAAGATATCTATAAGATACAAACAAtacttatacatatatatatatatagtaagatGTTTGAACGTTcaatttatacttttaaaattaaaaaagggtgggggacataattagataaataactgtctTCCATACTGTGTGGAGCTGCTGGAGCAATCTCTGCCTTTGCCACAAGACCAAATGGAAAAAGGTTTCAGCTTCTGCTAGCTGTTCCTTTCAGGAGACTTGTCAAGATGATTGACTCCCACCTTCCTGCAGGcacaaagaaaattaaaggatcttctcATCACTTTCAACTCTGCTAATTACGAAGTCAACTGTATTATGCTTCAAGGTGTTCCATCTATTAATTttgatcttgattttttttaaataccacaaagttgaatttttttttttgagtcaagaACATCAAAGAAAAACCTTTAGAGGAAAAAATTATGCAACTAAAAACTAGTTTTGTTCCTCCCAACAATTTGCACTTTCTTAAGACTATGATTTGCTTTAGTAGGATGAATACTGGCTTGGGAATCCAAAGACCTGGATTATAGTACTGGTCCTGTTATTAACGAGATCCAACCAATTAGCCATTTAACCATTTTGATTATAAAATGGGAAGGATGGAGAAAGGGGTACGAGGCAATGTCTAAGAGTCCACCAAACTCTAATATAatcacaccccccaaaaaaactaataaactaattttcattatatataaaatacaaagaaaagatCTGCAAACACAAAATCAATGACCATTATAACCTGTAGAGAGACAGAGGTAAGTTAAGGGAAGTCTTCTGTCTGTATCATTTTTACAATTCTACttgaatatatatttgtatacttAAAACCTAGTTTACAAACAGCTCACGATAGACTTAATCTGTAATTGTTCAGGTTGGAAAGGTGACTAAAACGCTAGTATTTTAAGAAGAAATGCTTAACACTGAACTCAATAATTAGAAATTCcttgtggctttttttttggggggggggcagtactggggattgcactcagggcactcaaccactgagccatatccccagccctattttgtagtttatttagagacagggtctcattgagttgcttagcgccttgcttttgctgcgactggctttgaaatcaggatcctcctgcctcagtctctcgagcctctgggattacaggtgtgcaccaccaggctGGCCCTTACAGCTTTTTAACTATAAAGTTTCCTCTATTCCACTACCCTTCATAACCACACCTTGAGTTTTAGCTTCAGTTCATACATTGTTTCAGAAAACATTGTCTGAGCTTCAGTCATCACATAGCACTGAGTTACATGGTATACCTTTATGTGATttccaagaaataaaattatggttCCCACCCTCCAGGAATTTATATAATCTATGCTACAGAGACAGCACTGAAAATTATGCACCATTATCAGACTACAAAATGGTATGAACAATAAAGTACTAGAAAGAggtagaaaaaggaaaagattacAGAAAACAAATTTTCTCATGTATTTAAACTTAGAGccacttatattttttattttaccaatatCGCAGCATTTGTGGATAGGTGGggcgtagctcaatggtagagctcaCGTTTactaggtcctgggttcaatccgtagcaccaaaacaaaagcaaaaacaaaacccaacaatTATTGTGACAAGAGTTCTAGGCACtgatccccaaaaaaccaaaggcgaaatattctctctgatatgcagatgctaacacacaataaggaagggggaatagaagttcactggattagacaaaagggaatgaaggggaaGGGGGGGGTATGGGAATAGGGAAGACAGAATGAGTTGGACAtaccttttctatgttcatatatgaatacattaccagtgtaactccacattatgtacaaccacaagaatgggaagtgatATTCCATGTACTTATGTCAAAATaccttctactgtcatgtataactaaaaagaaaaaataagagttccAGGCATTGAAAACAGGTATCTCTATGAAGAAAAAAGTCAATTTATTGATCTAGTAACTTATTTTATAAAGTAATTTATTTAGGCAGCActatgaaaagtttatttttagaaaaattttaaagaaacttcATGATTATCAACAAAAAGCATAATACACACTACAATAACCAAAGAACCTATAATTTATTTGTCCTTGTTCAGTGTTTTGTTGaaaattgactttttttaaaatttttaattgttgatagatctttattttatttatttatttatttatatgtggtgctgagaattgaacccagtgtctcacacatgccaggtgagtgcggtactgctgagccccagccccagcccccaaaattaactttctaaattgaaaaacggaataaactttttaaatgtaATACAAAGAAACATAttgtaaaagaaacaatcagaaCATAAGAGCATTGCATTAAgaggtttcttttgttttgttttggcactGTGGatagaactcaggagcactttaccaatgagctacatcctgaatccttttcattttatttatttttattttttgaggtatggtctaaattgctgagggtctcaccaaattgctgaggctagcccaatttgccatcctccagcttcagcctcccaattgctgggattataggcatgtgccactgcacccagctattaAGTAATTTCAAAACAAGTTTCCTGAATGTATGGGGGAGTAAAGGAACAAGTTTTAATAAACAACTCTTaagtaataaaacaaaacaaaaaaaaaaaaactttgtgatTGTCAAGCACAAATATTACTGGGGTTAAGTAGCTACATTTCTTAGAAGCCCTTTCTGAGCCACTCATCTCAACCTCTCCAAAAAGTCTACTCCAAGTGCTTGCTTGGCCAAGTGGAGTGTTCCATAGATTTTCACTCTTGGAAATGAAAGTTCAGAGGCATTAAGTAATTTAACCAACTATGCATTGTCAATAAAGCTAGAACACGGATCTAACTAAGGTCTAATTCCACAGGCAATGTTTTTTTCTACCACTTCGTGATAAGACTTGCCAAGGATCTATCAGCAAATAGCAGAGCTAGAATCCAAACTCAGATCTTCTAAATTCAGTAGACTTTttatctcctgcctcagtctcccgagccattgagattacaggtatacGCCACTACGCATAGCTAAATTCAGTAAACTCTCTAATAAAACTATGGAATATGTGAAAACTGAAGAGGGCTTTTGGCTTTCTATAAAAGATAAGATGCCTTATCAGATGAAATGGAAGAACAAGACACTGCCAAACATCACTGCCAAGTACAAGGACCAGTACCGTTTACTCTAATTATCAGTTCCTATGTCACACAACATCCAAAGGCACAGAGCTTGCTCTTCAGAACTTTTCACAGAATGTTACAAAAGCAAAACAATGCCATATATACTcatgaagagattttttttttcttctttgtggtactaaggattgaacactggggtgctctgccactgagctacatccttatccTCAccccacctttttaaaaaatgttttaatttttagtagTTACTTCCATAGTAGTGcccatccctttttgtttttgagacagggtctctgtaagtttgagtctggcctcaaagttgcaatcctcctgcctcagcctccagagcagctcggattataggtgtgcaccaaccATGAGAGATAATTTTTAACTTGCACAAATCATTCTCTTCAAaactttatttgttcatttaccaaaattattattattactgaaaATTTAAAACATACATACAAGTAACATAATGAACTCCCACATATCCATCACAGTCCCAGTAGTTATTAACCAAAAGGTAATCATGTCCTATCTACTTCCCCCTTTACCAGTTTACTATGAATTAAATCCCAGGCTTCAAATCATTTCATCTATAAACAAGAAATCCTTATAAAATATCTGGTTCAAATTTCCAATTATCCTTGTCATATTTTTCTAAgattggtgggggggggggggaggaagcTGGGCACGGTAGCACATGCcaaataatcccagcagctctggaggcaggaggatctcaagttcaaagccagcctcagcaacttagtgaggccctatctctaaaatataaaaaagggctggggatagggctcagtggctaagcacccccgagttcaatctctgatacaaaaCAAACATCAGCATCCAAACAAGGTCCACACAATGCAACTGACGGAGTATTTTAATTTATAGATTCCCTTCTTTTTCTCCCTTCAATTTATTTGCTAAAGAAACAATACTACATGTGCATGAATGCATACACGtatcaaaaaattataaaaatatggatGGGAATAAGAAACACCAAATTCAGCATAGTGTTTATCTCTGGTggtggggaaggaggaggaaaggcaAAGTGAGATGAACAGCttcagttctatctctaatgctttgcttttaaaaagagaattaaaaagccaggcacagtgacataTACCTATAGTCTCAACTACTAGCgaggataaggcaggaggattgcaagttcaaagccaacttgggcaacctggcaagaccctgtctcaaattaaaaattaaaaagggctggagatgtagtttgGTGGTAGAGTTTctatgggttcaatctccagtacaacaaaggggggacaaaaaaaaaacagttaacaagggctgaggatgtggctcagtggtaaagtgcctgctTAACAGACAGGCCTAGGCTTGATCCCTAGCATCAAAAAACAATAACAAGAGCTCGGcccacacacacctgtaatcccagtggctaaggagactgaggcaggaggattttaagttcaatgccagcctcagcaaaagtgaggtgctaagcaactcaatgaaaccctgtctctaaataaaatacaaaaaaaggactgTGCATGTGACATAGTGGTCAAATGCCCTGAGTTAAGTCCAtagtacctccttcccccaaacggAAAGACCTGAAACaaatatagcaatataagataaaGCTGGATGGTGAGCATAATGGTATTCATTATTATGTTACTTCCTGTTTTTATATGCTTAAAGTATTTAattaaaagctttttaaaaaatataaaaaagggcaggggataggGCTCAGTGGCTGGACATGATGGGgcaagcctgtaattccagctatccaggaggatcacaatttcaaggggAGCCTAGGTAACTTTGCAAAACTCTGTCTCAgacaaataaaattctaaaaagggctggggatatagctcagtggtagagcatttgcttagtaAAAGAGGTCCTAGATTTGATCCCCattaccacaaaaataaacaaatatttcacaatataaaACCTACCTCAAAGGATTATTGCAAGAATTAGATGAGATGCAAACATAAAGCACTTAGCACACTACAGACACAATCTAAGAGATAAATAAATGGTGGTTATCATTTCATCCTACCACCATCTCCCTTGAAAAGATTAAAGAAAAGCATAGGAATGGTAAGAAAAAGAGTACTACATTGATAATGAAAAGGCCTGGGGATAACTCCCCTAGACTCTGCTGATCTAGAAATTATCAGCATTCTCTATTAACCCAGCATTCAAACCATATTACCACTAAAGACCAGACAGAATGGAGATCTGAAATATAAGGCAAGTTCTGTGAATTAATGGTCACTGAAATACATCATATAGGGGTATGGACTAAATATTCAGAGACTTCATCAACTCTCAATCTCTCTGTACCTAAATATAGATGAACACTTGAAAAAAAGGGATATTCACTGTTAACAAggatcaacttcatccttgaagatcAACTGAAGGGATGTTTACAAAAGCACTTTAAAATCTAAAAACCTCATGCCAATGAAAGTTGACTTCAATGAATCTGCAAGGGAGGAAACCCTCAGATAAAACTGAAGCTCTTAAGGTGAAGTTCCACAAGACAGTTTTATACTTCTGCCTGCCATTCTACCACCTTTCTTACTACCTTCCTGGTAACCTCCACTTAAAATATAGGGGctcctttatttttaaagtaaagaatATATTTCCCATTTCCCAAATCTATCTTTTAATTCTGTTCCCCATCCCTGTGTGACCCTATTCTGTCCTTCCACATCTCTCTCACCTGTCCACCCCCTTCTTCACACTTCAGTGTACCACCCCCTCTCTCTGTTCTGTAACCTCCTGATAGCAACCTCAGAAACTGGTTCCCTATCTATTTTTACCTTACCTCAGAAAACCTATTGCCTTCGAGCACAAAGCCTTCTTCAGGCCACTAAAATTGCAACCAGATGCAACCCCACATCCTCTTTCAAGGCTCTAAAACCAAAACCATTACCAAACTGTGTCTGATAGGCAGGGCCAAAACTAAGAATTAATTCCAAAGAAGAGGACTTCCCATTAATTAGCCTTTGATTTGCAACCTGTACTAAAAGCACAAAAGGCTTTGTTATCATTCATAAAACGGgcccaatatttttttaaaaatcaaagagaaCTGAAATTATCTGTAAGAATTCTGCAATTCCCTTTGAAATAACTAGAAACACTGTAGAATGGACAAACCACCCAGGGCTGGAAACTTCTGCTTCAGGTATCATTTCACTACATCAGGATGCCAAGACTCCTCCAAAATGGGCATAGGAAGCAGGGACTACTAACTGTATCAACGGGTTTCTatttaagaagaaaaatgttttttaaaacaatttttaaacagGTGTGCTAAAGTTTGGAGCCCCTAACAAATACCCAAAAACAATGCAGATCAGGTTAGGGAAGCTAGCAGGCAACTCAGTGATTTCTTGGTCCTCTCCAGAGCTCACTCTGCAATGCCAACTGCTTTCCCTCTACCTATTCATTGAAGACCAGGAGGAAGAAAGGCACAAGTCTACCTTTCCGAGGATACAGCCTGGCCTCCCCCCGCCGCCCCCGGCTCTTCAGAAATCTCATCGGCCGCGAGGCGGCGCCGCGCTACCGGCTGGGCTTTTACgcttccctctcccctccccagaGGAGTCGAAGAATTCCCGCCTCCCCGTGGAAGGAGGGAGAAACGCGGGCtttctccccgcccctcccccagcaGGGGCAAAATCAGCCCCTCCGCAGGCCGGGGCGGTGCACCCTCTCTCCCTAGGGACCGCCGCCCATAGCCACACTCGGCTGACCTCAGTCCCCTTTCCCGGAGGGGTGGGTAATCCTCTTCCTCCCGCACCCGCCCCGCGCCTCCGAAAGTCCGCGATCCTCTATCTCCAGAGTAACACCCTCCCGCCGGGCGGGCAAGGGGCAGAGGCATCCCCCCCACCCACCTCCACGCCACTGCCCCCTCCCCCACCGGGCAGGGACAGCGGACATCGCTCATGCCTCTCAGCTGACCAGAAAGCCTCCCTTTTCCTCAGCAGGGTGAGGGGCGTCGCTCGCCCACCAACGTGGAGGTGGGGGGCAGGGATATTCTCCCGCCACCACCTCAGGAGCGAGAACTAGCCCTTCTCCCAGCAGAGCGAGGGCCTCCCTGTCCTTCAAGGGGGCGGGCAGTGTGCGCGACCCCCTGGAGAAGCAACAGGCGCCCCCAACCCCCGCCCAGCCGACGAACGGCCGACCCTTAGTCCCTCCCGCTCTTCACCTCCGGAAGCCGGGCCAAAGCCTGGGCGAACGACTGCGCCTCACTCCGCCCCCTGCGCCATTTTATCGCCCCCTCCCCGACCTCCCCCACCCCGAGGCTGCCTGGCCAACGCCAGGGGGAGGGCAAATAAGCAGTGATTGGCAAGAAACCGCCCCGCCTCTGAGAGGGTTGCGCCCCGCGCAAACGCCGCAATCCCGCCCTCCGCACCTCCTACCCTCCCTGCTGGCTCCGCCCCTTCCCGTTTCATCGACTCACTCGACTCTCCTTTGCTCCAGACTCTCCCGGATAAGGCTAGGCAGAGAAGGGGCCAGGCAGAGAAAGCCGAGCGACGAGCTCAGCTGATGCAACCTGGCGGGACTCTCGTGACAGTTCCCGGCACGCGGCCGCGGAAGCGACGAAGGAAAAGACGCGGGTGCCTGCCGAGCGCGGGAAGCAGGGGTGACGGAGCCATGGGGGACGCTCCAAGTCCTGAAGAAAAGCTGCATCTGATCACCCGGAACCTGCAGGTCAGGCCTCGGGGTTGGAATGCGCAGTCCTGGGTCCAGTGAACCTGAGCCCCACTGTAGGGTAGGCTAGTAACTGTGTGGGGCAGGGAATCTCTGCACCGCGGCAACCCTGAGTAGCTACAGCCCTCGCTAATGATCGGTCCGGCAGTCAAGCAGCCATTCTCTGGGTGCCACTGAAATCGCCGTGGACTCATCTCTTGGGTGTTGGAGCTGGGCTTTGAATCCCAGATTCCCATCGCACCCACGCTATTATGTGCCAGGAGTGGTGCTACGAGCCAGGGATATGTTAGGGCACTGCCCTCCAGAGCTGACCTGAAGAGAGCGGACCTTAATGACCCATAACCTAAACCATTACAGTTTGGAGTACTGAAAGCAGTGGGTTATTACACCAAGAAAAGGGAAGGCTTCCAcgagaaagtgacctttaaactgCCCCCTGAAGGTGTGGGTCACTCCTTAATTCTACAAATGTTCCTACTTTCACCAGGAACTGTAGGGATAGGACTTAAACAGAAGAAGAATGGAAAAAATGGGGGAGAAAAGCATTTCAGATGGAAGAGTATTGTCAAGATCcggaagaggggctggggctggggctcagcagtagagcgctctcctagcacatgtgaggtccagggttcaatcctcagcaccacataaaaataagtaaataaaataaaggtat is a window encoding:
- the S100pbp gene encoding S100P-binding protein isoform X2 encodes the protein MTCSLVPSEQSSGTSFLPKDTAPFSWGSLDEDELDDSLLELSDGEEDDDNFNYTEEEIDELLKDDDPSDEHFSLEERLCKDDGGHVENGGKGSQVLLETPQEKNSLYNLRPVAETPGLFKLPQLSTSVGHGPIPTKPLNRRFVLEKNLIKVTVVAPFNPSVCDPVLDKDKIDSSKDTEKPSSLEEGMREDGLSPNESELCTESEEISPNNSAWDGSLFSSPLNNNFQQTVSDKNTPDSKKSTPVFSQISEHSETPNMGSSWKNGGSHKSSCEMRFPVVSSSSNRDILDKDSGEMKVRERRLGKVIPVLQTKTRTNVSTFSQSDLEQQKQIYLRSVFDHIEDPGDSNQAFICKKSKHFKHHPVSWLLNESF
- the S100pbp gene encoding S100P-binding protein isoform X1, giving the protein MTCSLVPSEQSSGTSFLPKDTAPFSWGSLDEDELDDSLLELSDGEEDDDNFNYTEEEIDELLKDDDPSDEHFSLEERLCKDDGGHVENGGKGSQVLLETPQEKNSLYNLRPVAETPGLFKLPQLSTSVGHGPIPTKPLNRRFVLEKNLIKVTVVAPFNPSVCDPVLDKDKIDSSKDTEKPSSLEEGMREDGLSPNESELCTESEEISPNNSAWDGSLFSSPLNNNFQQTVSDKNTPDSKKSTPVFSQISEHSETPNMGSSWKNGGSHKSSCEMRFPVVSSSSNRDILDKDSGEMKVRERRLGKVIPVLQTKTRTNVSTFSQSDLEQQKQIYLRSVFDHIEDPGDSNQGTSGELYALMNRQHPSDLTMRNYARFRQKPLQRYSLNQWVDRNKRSHHRFQRLPDLYSPFVSSHQQ
- the S100pbp gene encoding S100P-binding protein isoform X3; the encoded protein is MTCSLVPSEQSSGTSFLPKDTAPFSWGSLDEDELDDSLLELSDGEEDDDNFNYTEEEIDELLKDDDPSDEHFSLEERLCKDDGGHVENGGKGSQVLLETPQEKNSLYNLRPVAETPGLFKLPQLSTSVGHGPIPTKPLNRRFVLEKNLIKVTVVAPFNPSVCDPVLDKDKIDSSKDTEKPSSLEEGMREDGLSPNESELCTESEEISPNNSAWDGSLFSSPLNNNFQQTVSDKNTPDSKKSTPVFSQISEHSETPNMGSSWKNGGSHKSSCEMRFPVVSSSSNRDILDKDSGEMKVRERRLGKVIPVLQTKTRTNVSTFSQSDLEQQKQIYLRSVFDHIEDPGDSNQG